In Cuculus canorus isolate bCucCan1 chromosome 27, bCucCan1.pri, whole genome shotgun sequence, the following proteins share a genomic window:
- the NFIC gene encoding LOW QUALITY PROTEIN: nuclear factor 1 C-type (The sequence of the model RefSeq protein was modified relative to this genomic sequence to represent the inferred CDS: inserted 2 bases in 2 codons) — MTKDEERAVKDELLSEKPEXKQKWASRLLAKLRKDIRPECREDFVLSHHGQEAFMLVSSPTLTRKGKMRRIDCLRQADKVWRLDLVMVILFKGIPLESTDGERLVKSGQCTNPXLCVQPHHISVSVKELDLYLAYFVRERDAEQSSSPRTGISSDQEDSKPITLDSTDFQESFVTSGVFSVTELIQVSRTPVVTGTGPNFSLGELQGHLAYDLNPSSTGMRRTLPSTSSSGSKRHKSGSMEDDIDTSPGGEYYTSSNSPTSSSRNWTEDMEGGISPTVKKTEMDKSPFNSPSPQDSSPRLSSFTQHHRPVIAVHSGIARSPHPSSALHFPTTSILPQTASTYFPHTAIRYPPHLNPQDPLKDLVSLACDPSNQQPGPLNGSGQVKVPSHYLPTQMLAPPPPPGMPRLAVSPDTKSTTTTTEGGTTSPTSPTYSAPGTPPANRSFVGLGPRDPGSIYQAQSWYLG, encoded by the exons ATGACAAAGGATGAAGAGAGGGCGGTGAAGGATGAGCTGCTGAGCGAGAAACCAG TGAAGCAGAAATGGGCCTCGCGCCTCCTGGCCAAACTGCGCAAGGACATCCGGCCCGAGTGCCGTGAGGACTTTGTGCTTTCCCATCACGGGCAAGAAGCCTTCATGCTGGTGTCCTCTCCAACCCTGACCAGAAAGGGGAAGATGCGCCGCATTGACTGTCTGCGACAGGCAGACAAGGTGTGGCGGCTGGACCTGGTCATGGTTATCCTCTTCAAAgggatccctctggagagcaCCGATGGTGAGCGCCTGGTCAAATCAGGCCAGTGCACCAACC TCCTCTGTGTCCAGCCCCACCACATCAGCGTGTCTGTCAAGGAGCTCGACCTCTACCTGGCTTACTTCGTCCGCGAGAGAG atgcagagcagagcagcagccctcGAACAGGGATCAGCTCAGACCAGGAGGACAGCAAACCCATCACGCTTG ACTCAACAGACTTCCAGGAAAGCTTTGTCACCTCTGGGGTGTTCAGCGTCACCGAGCTCATCCAAGTGTCCCGAA CACCGGTGGTGACAGGCACGGGGCCAAACTTCTCcctgggggagctgcagggcCACCTGGCCTACGACCTGAACCCCTCCAGCACCGGCATGAGGAGGACGCTGCCCAGCACCTCCTCCAGCGG GAGCAAACGGCACAAGTCGGGGTCTATGGAGGACGACATCGACACCAGCCCAGGGGGCGAGTACTACACCTCCTCCAACtcccccaccagcagcagccgcaACTGGACAGAAGACATGGAAGGGG GTATCTCCCCCACCGTGAAGAAGACAGAGATGGACAAGTCCCCCTTCAACAGCCCATCGCCCCAGGACTCCTCACCCCGGCTGAGCAGCTTCACGCAGCACCACCGTCCCGTCATCGCAGTCCACAGTG GTATCGCTCGAAGCCCCCACCCGTCGTCTGCGTTGCATttccccaccacctccatcctccCCCAGACAGCCTCCACCTACTTCCCCCACACGGCCATTCGGTACCCGCCTCATCTCAACCCGCAGGACCCGCTGAAAGATCTCGTCTCGCTGGCCTGCGACCCGTCCAACCAGCAGCCCGGACCG TTAAATGGAAGTGGTCAAGTGAAAGTGCCCAGCCACTACCTGCCCACGCAGATGCTGGCGCCGCCACCTCCCCCTGGCATGCCCCGCTTGGCCGTCTCTCCTGACACCAAATCCACCACGACAACTACCGAGGGAGGGACGACCTCACCGACATCACCCA CCTACTCTGCACCAGGCACGCCCCCTGCGAACCGTTCCTTCGTGGGATTAGGACCAAGGGATCCTGGGAGTATCTATCAGGCACAG TCCTGGTACCTGGGATAA